From Cecembia calidifontis, one genomic window encodes:
- the erm gene encoding 23S ribosomal RNA methyltransferase Erm: protein MTKKKLPVRFTGQHFTIDKVLIEDAIKQANINSQDTVLDIGAGKGFLTVHLLKIANNVVAIENDTALVEHLRKLFSDARNVQIVGCDFRNFVVPKFPFKVVSNIPYGITSDIFKILMFECVENFLGGSIVLQLEPTQKLFSSKLYNPYTVFYHTFFDLKLVYEVSPESFLPPPTVKSALLRIKRNPSSFDFELKAKYLAFISCLLQKPDLSVKSALKSIFRKSQVRSISEKFGINLNSQIVCLSPSQWKNCFLEMLEVVPEKFHPS from the coding sequence ATGACAAAAAAGAAATTGCCCGTTCGTTTCACGGGCCAGCACTTTACCATTGATAAAGTGCTCATAGAAGATGCAATAAAACAAGCAAATATAAATAGTCAGGATACGGTTTTGGATATTGGAGCAGGCAAGGGATTTCTTACTGTCCATTTATTAAAAATCGCCAACAATGTCGTAGCTATTGAAAACGACACAGCTTTGGTTGAACATTTACGAAAATTATTTTCTGATGCCCGCAATGTTCAAATTGTCGGTTGTGATTTTAGGAATTTTGTAGTTCCGAAATTTCCTTTCAAAGTGGTGTCAAATATCCCTTATGGAATTACTTCCGATATTTTCAAAATCCTGATGTTCGAGTGTGTTGAAAATTTTCTGGGAGGTTCCATTGTCCTTCAGTTAGAACCTACACAAAAGTTGTTTTCGAGCAAGCTTTACAATCCATATACCGTTTTCTATCATACTTTCTTTGATTTGAAACTTGTCTATGAGGTAAGTCCTGAAAGTTTCTTGCCACCGCCAACTGTTAAGTCAGCTCTGTTACGCATTAAAAGAAATCCGTCTTCTTTTGATTTTGAGCTTAAAGCCAAATATTTAGCTTTTATTTCCTGTCTGTTACAGAAACCTGATTTATCTGTAAAATCAGCTTTAAAGTCGATTTTCAGGAAAAGTCAGGTCAGGTCAATATCGGAAAAGTTCGGAATAAACCTTAACTCCCAAATTGTCTGTTTGTCGCCAAGTCAATGGAAAAACTGTTTTTTGGAAATGCTGGAAGTTGTCCCCGAAAAGTTTCACCCTTCATAA
- a CDS encoding Eco57I restriction-modification methylase domain-containing protein has protein sequence MSVKVQKSQNDVLKFLEMKVSGQTVFEQKLNGGSRKQNGVFFTNSISTIDKLLDVIEIDADVFHKKILEPSCGQGIFLLRLIARIYEKYPDELLISNFIERNLFFVDVDSLMVKKTIDNISAFYLFLFGEKFKGSFNAINWDFTDKKAPKGLFDDLTPTPFSDLYGSFDFIIGNPPYVTLYGRRDKKENEEQRVNYLRNYEQFPDYVKNGKLNLVMLFIEHSLDLLKQDGKLSFIIDVSFFETAYVYTRKFLLEQTIINELQVNIKDFDVASGQVILKITKNNNNKNNRVKIIDWKTQKSYDVLQSSWFNKDDEYKFRYNGCSVSKNIIDKINSKKDKTILQLFPNKNLRTCVMLLDMEDKFTFSYKPETNENLIFPYYQGSKALSEKFGELSFSKYFYYNKPLQDEINEKLKQELEKAGVKNKKRIGLGETAIYENPKIYIRQSAKEIIATLDLNKSSANNSLYVFSFRNNTDETIDFLYFLCGWLNTDLVTYYAQQMNIIRFSQGKQPQIKISDLGTIYIPMNKSLQKQFTDLTKKLYESPSNKNELTVRMNDLINNYYGLTRDEIETVLTSIKDF, from the coding sequence ATGTCTGTAAAAGTTCAAAAAAGTCAGAACGATGTCTTGAAGTTCCTTGAAATGAAAGTTTCAGGTCAGACCGTTTTTGAACAAAAACTCAATGGAGGAAGCCGAAAACAAAACGGAGTTTTCTTTACTAATTCAATTTCTACAATTGATAAACTTTTAGATGTAATTGAAATTGATGCTGATGTATTTCACAAAAAAATACTTGAGCCTTCTTGCGGTCAGGGAATTTTTCTCCTTAGATTAATTGCTAGGATTTATGAAAAATATCCTGACGAATTATTGATTTCAAATTTCATTGAAAGAAATTTATTCTTCGTTGATGTTGATAGTTTAATGGTGAAAAAAACGATTGACAATATTTCAGCATTTTATTTATTCCTTTTTGGCGAAAAATTTAAAGGTTCATTTAATGCGATTAATTGGGACTTTACGGACAAAAAAGCACCCAAAGGTTTATTTGATGACTTGACTCCTACACCATTTTCTGATTTGTATGGCTCTTTTGATTTTATAATTGGTAATCCGCCATATGTAACGCTTTATGGTCGTAGAGATAAAAAGGAGAATGAGGAGCAAAGAGTTAATTACCTCAGAAATTATGAGCAGTTTCCAGATTATGTGAAAAACGGTAAACTTAATTTGGTGATGCTCTTTATTGAACATTCATTGGATTTGCTTAAACAAGATGGTAAATTAAGTTTCATAATTGATGTTTCATTTTTTGAAACAGCCTACGTTTACACACGTAAGTTTCTTTTAGAGCAAACAATTATTAACGAGTTGCAGGTTAATATTAAAGATTTCGATGTTGCAAGCGGTCAAGTTATTTTAAAAATAACTAAAAACAATAACAACAAAAATAATCGAGTGAAAATCATAGATTGGAAAACACAAAAATCGTATGATGTTTTACAATCAAGTTGGTTTAATAAAGATGATGAGTACAAGTTTAGATATAATGGCTGTAGTGTTTCAAAAAATATAATTGACAAGATTAATTCTAAGAAAGATAAAACCATTTTACAGCTTTTCCCTAATAAGAATTTACGGACTTGTGTAATGTTGCTTGATATGGAAGATAAATTTACTTTCAGTTATAAACCTGAAACAAATGAAAATCTTATATTCCCTTATTATCAAGGCTCTAAAGCGTTATCGGAAAAGTTCGGTGAACTAAGCTTCTCTAAATATTTCTATTACAACAAGCCTTTGCAAGATGAAATAAATGAGAAACTAAAGCAAGAATTAGAAAAGGCTGGGGTAAAGAATAAAAAAAGAATTGGTTTGGGTGAAACAGCAATTTATGAAAATCCTAAAATTTACATTCGCCAATCAGCAAAAGAAATAATTGCAACTCTTGATTTGAATAAAAGTTCTGCTAACAATAGCCTTTATGTTTTTTCTTTTAGAAATAATACAGATGAAACTATTGATTTTCTTTATTTTTTATGCGGTTGGTTAAATACGGATTTGGTGACTTACTATGCTCAACAAATGAATATAATTCGCTTTTCACAAGGTAAGCAGCCACAAATAAAGATTTCTGATTTAGGAACAATCTATATTCCAATGAACAAGTCCTTGCAAAAACAATTCACTGATTTAACGAAAAAACTTTATGAAAGTCCGTCAAACAAAAATGAATTAACAGTCAGGATGAACGATTTAATTAATAACTATTATGGATTAACAAGAGATGAAATTGAAACTGTTTTAACAAGTATCAAAGATTTTTGA
- a CDS encoding DUF7017 domain-containing protein yields the protein MSFKEIKELKQAGKLDEALQLAIQALETEPENIWNKRAAAWVYYEYLKKNAQPELYEAFKDNLIKIKDLQLPEDEKMVFDNCAWPIGRLVFALQNQDQVDYGKINELFEIIRNFHFTKPSEAYSFIYKAFHKGYQNWSNYLTFADWWNFDNLRSEDYLKEEFKGKKMMSIAEQAYIAYSKKLLEGEALDPFGQQRVIDKEKIQSFLPKLDSLIDKHPDYQYPPYFKAKLLLASGSDENVLSAFIPFAKQKRNDFWVWELMAEIFPNDKEIQFSCYCKALSLKTPEDFLVKLRQTFSEMLIEKKMYNEAKTEIQKVIATREKHEWKLPNQIVQWTEQEWYKSAIAKKDNQDLYSSHIKQAEEILFQDIPEEIIAVEFVNENKSMLNFVKDKRKFGFFNYSGNLTKPQIGDLLKVRFNGEGQDGFYKILSAKKADSNVASDAMKDFEGTIKVISPQNFGFIEDIFVEPKIIEESKLTDGQQVKGRAILSFNKKKNEWGWKAIEIK from the coding sequence ATGTCATTTAAAGAAATCAAAGAACTTAAACAAGCAGGTAAGCTTGATGAAGCTTTGCAATTGGCAATTCAGGCTTTGGAAACAGAACCCGAAAACATTTGGAACAAGCGGGCTGCCGCATGGGTGTATTATGAATATCTCAAAAAGAACGCTCAACCTGAATTATATGAAGCATTCAAGGATAATCTTATAAAGATTAAAGACCTGCAATTACCCGAAGATGAAAAAATGGTCTTTGACAATTGTGCTTGGCCAATCGGTCGTTTAGTTTTTGCACTACAGAATCAAGATCAAGTAGATTATGGTAAAATCAATGAGTTGTTTGAAATTATCAGGAACTTTCATTTCACCAAGCCATCTGAGGCGTATTCTTTTATTTACAAAGCCTTTCACAAAGGCTATCAAAACTGGTCAAACTATCTAACTTTTGCCGACTGGTGGAATTTTGATAATCTTCGTTCCGAAGACTATTTAAAAGAGGAGTTCAAAGGCAAAAAGATGATGTCTATTGCTGAACAAGCATACATTGCTTATTCCAAGAAGCTTTTGGAAGGAGAAGCTTTAGATCCTTTTGGACAGCAAAGAGTCATTGACAAGGAAAAGATCCAATCATTCTTGCCAAAACTGGACTCTTTGATAGATAAACATCCTGACTATCAATATCCGCCCTATTTCAAGGCTAAGCTCCTTTTGGCATCAGGTAGTGATGAAAATGTTCTATCTGCATTTATACCTTTTGCCAAACAAAAAAGAAATGACTTTTGGGTGTGGGAACTGATGGCAGAAATATTTCCAAATGATAAAGAAATTCAGTTTTCATGCTATTGTAAAGCCTTGAGCCTAAAAACCCCCGAAGACTTTTTAGTTAAGTTAAGACAGACTTTTTCTGAAATGCTCATTGAAAAAAAAATGTACAATGAAGCCAAAACGGAGATACAAAAAGTTATAGCAACAAGAGAGAAACACGAATGGAAGTTGCCGAATCAAATAGTGCAATGGACAGAACAAGAGTGGTATAAATCTGCCATAGCTAAAAAGGATAACCAAGATTTGTATTCAAGCCACATCAAGCAAGCAGAGGAAATATTGTTTCAGGACATACCGGAAGAAATAATTGCAGTTGAGTTTGTGAACGAAAACAAGAGTATGCTGAATTTTGTGAAGGATAAGCGGAAATTTGGATTCTTCAATTACTCAGGCAATTTGACAAAACCACAAATTGGCGACCTTTTAAAAGTACGTTTTAATGGAGAAGGACAAGATGGTTTTTATAAAATCCTTTCTGCTAAAAAAGCTGACTCTAATGTGGCATCTGATGCAATGAAAGATTTTGAAGGAACAATAAAGGTAATTTCTCCACAAAACTTTGGTTTTATAGAAGACATCTTTGTTGAACCCAAAATTATAGAAGAAAGCAAGCTAACTGATGGACAGCAGGTAAAGGGAAGAGCGATACTATCATTCAATAAAAAGAAAAATGAATGGGGATGGAAAGCAATAGAAATCAAATAG
- a CDS encoding amidohydrolase family protein produces MARPETDRQFTMTEKTLIKNISIVNEGQITVADLFIENGLIHSIGQLIDHKNVKIVDGTGKYLFPGIIDGQVHFREPGLTHKGDLYTESKAAIAGGVTSFIDMPNTLPNVLTIDILNEKYQIASKKSLANFGFLLGVNGDNLDEINTVLNKI; encoded by the coding sequence ATGGCAAGACCCGAAACAGACAGACAATTTACAATGACAGAAAAAACTCTAATCAAAAATATAAGCATAGTAAATGAGGGACAAATAACCGTTGCTGACCTATTTATTGAGAATGGTTTAATTCATTCAATCGGACAACTAATCGACCACAAAAATGTAAAAATAGTTGACGGGACAGGCAAGTATTTATTTCCAGGTATTATAGACGGACAAGTTCATTTTCGTGAGCCTGGACTAACACACAAAGGCGACCTTTACACAGAAAGTAAAGCCGCTATTGCTGGTGGCGTGACTTCATTTATTGATATGCCAAATACGTTACCGAATGTATTAACCATTGACATCTTAAATGAAAAATATCAAATAGCATCTAAAAAATCTTTGGCCAATTTTGGCTTCCTTTTAGGTGTAAATGGAGACAACCTTGATGAAATCAATACCGTCCTAAATAAAATATGA
- a CDS encoding helix-turn-helix domain-containing protein codes for MDIRVKIGQRLRELRTKKGLSQEKFAFTCDLDRTYIASIEQGKRNVSVANIEKIATALDMSIYEFFKSDLFK; via the coding sequence GTGGACATAAGAGTAAAAATTGGACAACGTCTTCGAGAACTAAGAACCAAAAAAGGACTTAGTCAAGAAAAGTTTGCTTTTACTTGCGACCTTGATAGAACTTATATCGCAAGTATTGAACAGGGCAAAAGAAATGTATCTGTTGCCAATATTGAAAAAATTGCAACTGCGTTAGATATGTCCATTTACGAATTTTTTAAATCAGATTTATTCAAGTAA